In Microbacterium imperiale, one genomic interval encodes:
- a CDS encoding ParA family protein translates to MIILFGGTKGGPGKSTVALNLGVALAAGGARVLFIDADKQRTLAKWHARRIEAGHEPRMTLVEKRGNLHAAIRDLSENFDHVLVDVAGDDNEEMRTAMTIADQLIVVLRASQFDAETLEEFSDVITAAKNFNPKLVARALFSQVPTYNGETETEDVSEYVREFPELTALGSVIAYRKIFRDSVADGRGVLEMPSKSASQGAAKSELRKLVQEVMA, encoded by the coding sequence ATGATCATTCTGTTCGGGGGCACCAAAGGCGGTCCCGGCAAAAGCACTGTGGCGTTGAACCTCGGCGTCGCACTGGCAGCCGGAGGCGCACGGGTGCTGTTCATCGACGCCGATAAGCAACGGACCCTCGCGAAGTGGCACGCCCGTCGCATCGAGGCCGGCCACGAGCCCCGCATGACCCTCGTCGAGAAGCGCGGCAACCTGCACGCGGCGATCAGAGATCTCTCGGAGAACTTCGATCACGTCCTCGTCGACGTCGCCGGCGACGACAACGAAGAGATGCGCACCGCGATGACGATCGCCGATCAGCTGATCGTCGTCCTCCGCGCGAGCCAGTTCGACGCTGAAACGCTCGAAGAGTTTTCCGACGTCATCACCGCCGCCAAGAACTTCAACCCGAAGCTGGTCGCACGCGCCCTGTTCAGCCAGGTACCCACCTACAACGGTGAGACCGAAACCGAGGACGTCAGCGAGTACGTGCGCGAGTTCCCCGAACTCACCGCCCTGGGATCCGTCATCGCGTACCGCAAGATCTTCCGCGACTCCGTCGCAGACGGCCGCGGCGTCCTCGAAATGCCTTCCAAGAGCGCATCGCAGGGCGCAGCTAAGAGCGAGCTCCGCAAGCTCGTTCAGGAGGTGATGGCGTAA